CATGTCATTGTTGTAATTAGCTTCATGTTGGTTCTTCCGGTTCATTCTCGATCACGGTCGACGGGTTGGCCATGTGAGAACTGGTGCTTGGCCTCTTCTGCAAAACAAGATGCCGCAATGGGGCTCAAAGCAGTAATGTAACCAGCATCAATCTACTTTGTTATCAACCTTTAGAAAGCTTTAAAGATGCACACAGGAAATATGATTAACCTGTAAAATAAAATTGGACTTTTGACATGTTCAGAATCACATGGAAAATTGAACAGAAGGATGGAATTGAGAATTTACCTCTCACAATCAGTTGCATCTGCTAGCCTTGCAATTGCATCCATCAATGCCTGTTCGTGCTCCTGCACGCAAACGAAATGCCTTGATTAGTTTTTCATGAGACAGATAACTGCTCATTAGTAGTAAAGttctcttttataattataaccACATACTTTCAACATTTTCTTGGCTTTGTCAATCTCGAGAGTATCAATATGACTTTCACCAAGAAGTTTCTCTACCTGGGATGCACAAGAAtgacatgaaaaaaaatatatcagatgTGTTCTCCCTGACAAGATCAACAATCCCAGTCAGTTTCTAAGCACATACTTCCTTTATTAGAGTTTCAGTGTGGAGTATTTCAATATCACCAGTGCTCTTCTTCGCATTGCCATTTTGGGATGGGGGAAAATCTCTCTTCGTCTGACTCTTCAGGGATCCTCTTCCCCTTCCTGCACCTGGAATTCCACCACCGTGGCCTGTGGTCCTCTTAACCCCATGATGTGGTGGACCTTGACCAGACTGATGAGTGATACCTGGATCCTCACCCTCCCATCTTACATCTTCTGGACAAATCTGCAACAATCAAAACTGTCATTATCTGTGTTAATATCATAAACTATGGTAATACGATTACTAGCTCACCTCTTTGAGATTGACCCATTTCCATGTCTCATTGTCCGTGCCAATATCATAAACTAAAGCATGCAGACCCTGGCAACAATCCCAAAAAAAGATGAGGACGACTATTacattatcatataaaataaAATGTATACAACTAATAAACACACCTCAAGTGGATTATAATCAGTTATAACAGcttcataaaaattatcatcttCGGGCCATCTAGTCATGACTTTCCGCCCAATTAGTGGATCGAGTGATGCTGGCTCAGGAGTTTCACCTGCTGCAAAAGCAACAGAAtatttcctattggaaatttggacCCTTCCACTAGGACCTGCAGAAGGGTACTGCATGGATTTCACCGAAGATGCACCGGATAATGTCCAACCCTAAAACTTAGAGATTATTAATAGAAGAACATTGAAACAAAAAAAGATGATTAAAGAAATAACTTActattacaactcaaaaacttactGATTTAGGCTTCTTGGATTTGGTTCCTGCAGCAGCTCCCCTTTTTGCAATTGATGATGAAGGCTGCATGGAAGCAGCAAGTTGTGAGTGCAGTGCAGGAGATGGTGCACCTACTGAGACAGTAGATATAGGCTGAGATATCTTCTGCCTCTTTTGAGATGCTGAAACATTAGGCGCTGCTACATCTGGTTGAGCATTACCAAGCATTCCAGTTTTGAGTCCACCTGCCTGCCTCCATTCTCTAGTCGAAGTTGGCAAACAGCACGCACAAGAAATGAGGATGGCATAAAGAAAGTTAAAAACATGTTTTAATTAGATAGTTGTAAATATAGACTCAGAACACATTCAGTTACAGACCTTATTCTCTGAATAA
The DNA window shown above is from Musa acuminata AAA Group cultivar baxijiao chromosome BXJ2-4, Cavendish_Baxijiao_AAA, whole genome shotgun sequence and carries:
- the LOC135609504 gene encoding protein EMSY-LIKE 3-like isoform X1 codes for the protein MEYGPYDSSGTDDDLPPSHYNRGARGVCVNGNGRAMIGAIPYANIPNDMEVQIHRLEQDAYSSVLRAFKAQSDAITWEKEDLITELRKELRVSDEEHRELLSRVNADDIIQRIREWRQAGGLKTGMLGNAQPDVAAPNVSASQKRQKISQPISTVSVGAPSPALHSQLAASMQPSSSIAKRGAAAGTKSKKPKSGWTLSGASSVKSMQYPSAGPSGRVQISNRKYSVAFAAGETPEPASLDPLIGRKVMTRWPEDDNFYEAVITDYNPLEGLHALVYDIGTDNETWKWVNLKEICPEDVRWEGEDPGITHQSGQGPPHHGVKRTTGHGGGIPGAGRGRGSLKSQTKRDFPPSQNGNAKKSTGDIEILHTETLIKEVEKLLGESHIDTLEIDKAKKMLKEHEQALMDAIARLADATDCESPIAASCFAEEAKHQFSHGQPVDRDRE
- the LOC135609504 gene encoding protein EMSY-LIKE 3-like isoform X4 — encoded protein: MIGAIPYANIPNDMEVQIHRLEQDAYSSVLRAFKAQSDAITWEKEDLITELRKELRVSDEEHRELLSRVNADDIIQRIREWRQAGGLKTGMLGNAQPDVAAPNVSASQKRQKISQPISTVSVGAPSPALHSQLAASMQPSSSIAKRGAAAGTKSKKPKSGWTLSGASSVKSMQYPSAGPSGRVQISNRKYSVAFAAGETPEPASLDPLIGRKVMTRWPEDDNFYEAVITDYNPLEGLHALVYDIGTDNETWKWVNLKEICPEDVRWEGEDPGITHQSGQGPPHHGVKRTTGHGGGIPGAGRGRGSLKSQTKRDFPPSQNGNAKKSTGDIEILHTETLIKEVEKLLGESHIDTLEIDKAKKMLKEHEQALMDAIARLADATDCESPIAASCFAEEAKHQFSHGQPVDRDRE
- the LOC135609504 gene encoding protein EMSY-LIKE 3-like isoform X2 — translated: MEYGPYDSSGTDDDLPPSHYNRGARGVCVNGNGRAMIGAIPYANIPNDMEVQIHRLEQDAYSSVLRAFKAQSDAITWEKEDLITELRKELRVSDEEHRELLSRVNADDIIQRIREWRQAGGLKTGMLGNAQPDVAAPNVSASQKRQKISQPISTVSVGAPSPALHSQLAASMQPSSSIAKRGAAAGTKSKKPKSGWTLSGASSVKSMQYPSAGPSGRVQISNRKYSVAFAAGETPEPASLDPLIGRKVMTRWPEDDNFYEAVITDYNPLEGLHALVYDIGTDNETWKWVNLKEICPEDVRWEGEDPGITHQSGQGPPHHGVKRTTGHGGGIPGAGRGRGSLKSQTKRDFPPSQNGNAKKSTGDIEILHTETLIKEVEKLLGESHIDTLEIDKAKKMLKEHEQALMDAIARLADATDCERRGQAPVLTWPTRRP
- the LOC135609504 gene encoding protein EMSY-LIKE 3-like isoform X3, with translation MEYGPYDSSGTDDDLPPSHYNRGARGVCVNGNGRAMIGAIPYANIPNDMEVQIHRLEQDAYSSVLRAFKAQSDAITWEKEDLITELRKELRVSDEEHRELLSRVNADDIIQRIREWRQAGGLKTGMLGNAQPDVAAPNVSASQKRQKISQPISTVSVGAPSPALHSQLAASMQPSSSIAKRGAAAGTKSKKPKSGWTLSGASSVKSMQYPSAGPSGRVQISNRKYSVAFAAGETPEPASLDPLIGRKVMTRWPEDDNFYEAVITDYNPLEGLHALVYDIGTDNETWKWVNLKEICPEDVRWEGEDPGITHQSGQGPPHHGVKRTTGHGGGIPGAGRGRGSLKSQTKRDFPPSQNGNAKKSTGDIEILHTETLIKEVEKLLGESHIDTLEIDKAKKMLKEHEQALMDAIARLADATDCERLIIFPVCIFKAF